GAGGACCTGGTCGGCAGGGAGCAGCCCGGCCGTCGCGGCGGGGCCCGACTTGACGACGCGCACCACCACGGGTCCCTCCCCCATGAGCGTGTCGGCGAAGGCGGCCCCGATCCAGGGGCGCCTCAGATCCGGCGTGCGATCGAGCCGCACCACGAACTGCTGGACGTCGGTGTCGCGGGACAGGTCGAGGTGGGTCACGTCGGGAGTGGGCTGCTCCGCGGAGTAGAGAAACAGCGACTGGGATCCTTTGCCTCCCTGCTCCTGGACGGAGACTCCCCACAGCAGCAGGTCGGCCTGGAACTTCCCCAGCGCTTCGAGAACACTCGCCGCAGGCAATCCGCCGCCTTTGCGCAGCTTCTCCGACTCCTCGGGCGGGGCCAGAGAGGCCTGCAGCACGGATCGGAACTGCTTGAGCTGCTCGTCGGAGCGCACCATGTTGACGGTGCGCAGCGAGCCGAGCTTGTCGAGCAGGAGCTTGTCCTCGTCGCTCCAGTTGAGACGCTTCCACTCGTCCAGCCGCGACGTCCCGAGGTAGAGGAGCGTGGGACGCAGCGTGGCGTCGAGAAGATTGACCGCGTCGGGCTTGACGCGCACCCGCTCGAACCAGGTCCCCTCCCCTTTCTTCACCAAGCGGATGTCGCGATCGCCGGCGCAGATCGGCGCCTGCTGCAGCGGCGTCGTCCCGAGCGACTTGCCGTCCACCAGCACCTCGGCGCCGGGCGGATGCGAGACGACCCGAATCTGCCCCTGCTCCTGCTTCAACGAGACCGGCTGGAACGTCTGCGGCTCGTTGCGCTCCACGTCCAGCTTCACCTGGATGCTGCGGGAAATCGGGCCGAAGCATTCCTTCTCGAAGCGCACCTCGTGAGCCCCCGGCTCGATGTGCGGTATCAGCAGGGGCGCGGAGCTGCGCGAGGGATCGAGCCCGGCTTCCTTGGCGAGAGACTGCAGCTCGTGCGGCAGGACTCCGAAGGTGGTGCCCGCCAGCTTGTCGTCGATCAGGATACTCACGCCGGCCGGCTCGGTGATGAACTGCAGGATGCGCTGGCTGGGTGTGAGGCGAATCTCGCGCCGCACCTCGGAGCGCGGGTTCAGGACCAGGTTCTCCTCGTGGTCGCGGAACCCCTTCAGGACGATCTTCAGCCGCGGAGTGCCTTTCATGACCGGCTGGCTGACCAGCGGGGTCAGCCCGACCATTTCGTCGTTGAGATAGACCTCCGCTCCGGGAGGATCGGTGGACAGGGTGAGACTGGCGACATTCTCCCGCTTCACCTGCTCGAAAAGCTCCACCACCTTGGGCGAGACCTTCGTCTTGTCGAAGGGGTAGTTGATGCTGATCCCCAGGAGCTTCTCGAAATCCGAGGTCGCGCGGGTCCGATCTCCCAGATTGAAATAGGCGCGGGCCCGCAGGTCGAGCGCCTTGCTCACCATCTTGATTCCATCCGCGCCCGAGTCCTGCAGCTTCCCGGCATCGTAGGCCTGGACGACGGCGTCGAACTCGGCGATGGCCTCCGCCAGCTTGAGACCGTTGAACATCTCCTCGCCGTTCTTCAGGCGCTGGCTCAGGAGGGCGGTCTCGGCGGTGAGATCCTCCTCCTCTTCCTGCGCCCGGCAGGGAAAGGCCGCAAGACCCAGGGCCCACAGGAGCAGGACCGCCACGACGGCGCCGGACGCGCGCTGCGCTCGCTTAGCGGAACCGCACGATGGCATCGCTCCTCCGATCGTAGACGTAGATTCTCCCCTGACGATCCACCTCGACCCGCTGGGGCTCCGCCAGCACTCCTTTCCCCTTGTCCGCGAGGATGGTGGAAAGCACCCGCTTGCCGGTGGGGTCCAGGACGACAATGCGGCCCGCGGCAGCGTCCACGACATACAAGTCGCCGAGATCATCCACCGCAAAGTCGACGGGAGCCGCGATCGAAGCGGGCGGCTCGTCGAGGCGCAGGCGCGACACCGCCTTCCCTTCCGAATAGACGCTAATCGTTTTCTCCTTCGAGTCGAGGATGTAGACCTGATCGTCCAGGCCGACGCGCACTTCGGCCAGCTTTCCCGAGGCAGACTTGTGCAGCGCCGTCTTGAATTCTCCGGCGCGGCCGAACAGCAAGACCTCGCCGGATTTACCGTCGGCCACCAGGGTCCTTCCCCCGCGGTCGGCGGCGAGCGAGACGACGTCCTTGACCGGACGGGTCGAAGAGGCATCGGGACGGTTCAGGAGCCGCTGCGTCTTGCCGTACACCACCACGCCG
This genomic window from Candidatus Polarisedimenticolia bacterium contains:
- a CDS encoding PEGA domain-containing protein, translating into MAVLLLWALGLAAFPCRAQEEEEDLTAETALLSQRLKNGEEMFNGLKLAEAIAEFDAVVQAYDAGKLQDSGADGIKMVSKALDLRARAYFNLGDRTRATSDFEKLLGISINYPFDKTKVSPKVVELFEQVKRENVASLTLSTDPPGAEVYLNDEMVGLTPLVSQPVMKGTPRLKIVLKGFRDHEENLVLNPRSEVRREIRLTPSQRILQFITEPAGVSILIDDKLAGTTFGVLPHELQSLAKEAGLDPSRSSAPLLIPHIEPGAHEVRFEKECFGPISRSIQVKLDVERNEPQTFQPVSLKQEQGQIRVVSHPPGAEVLVDGKSLGTTPLQQAPICAGDRDIRLVKKGEGTWFERVRVKPDAVNLLDATLRPTLLYLGTSRLDEWKRLNWSDEDKLLLDKLGSLRTVNMVRSDEQLKQFRSVLQASLAPPEESEKLRKGGGLPAASVLEALGKFQADLLLWGVSVQEQGGKGSQSLFLYSAEQPTPDVTHLDLSRDTDVQQFVVRLDRTPDLRRPWIGAAFADTLMGEGPVVVRVVKSGPAATAGLLPADQVLTVNSRKASESGALSLAQNDWKTGDAVSLTVGRDGASKSLTFSVGESPILIPLYSPDILYNKALADYRQLTRGGDEPLDRALAQVNLGLAFMHFKAYDKALSESFSLVNLPAGSGISRGTVRYYQGLCYLKKDLVPEARTAFQEAAAATEATLDSNDGPPVAPRAKNLLQ